A part of Cystobacter fuscus DSM 2262 genomic DNA contains:
- a CDS encoding ABC transporter substrate-binding protein has product MSLFMKPSNADEPGIRASSHPTDRGAKNWWLGILLALLVAPTSLAGGPPESKEAQPAPARILPGSLKPEGTGVTVVKTGDLIPPRVVPACKPGGCPFAGQHVTVIVTNGSIAWAIPELKDEFEAATGATLTIVQVPFGEHFDNFYSDVLNGAGKYDAAIACAWWLGELVAGDYVIPYDKYYNDPRFPKWDIAEVLPGPRGLLSYGGKKYMVANDHDGQIMYYRRDLLEDPRHQAAFLRKFGYALAVPTTWEQFRDVADYFNGRDLNDDGVSDNGLGIALRPGAHSMFNYISLSGPFVIGPDNPSLYWFDPKTMKPLIDGPGHVRALEVLVELVRLGPREMLTWDLGKSWDYFLAGRAALTFTWGDLGALAQQEGSKVKGKVGAAPIPGTHGHYSIAQHKWVKTGQPNRVGNTTGGSWAGVISKYSKAPEAAYYLLALMASKEKSQVYAARGWDGIDPGRRFHFLPPDGSGRLDTYLKAGWDEADVRDYLRAYYDNFGNRLQSPYLRVPGAYSYWQALDVHLAEAESGQLSPEAALKAAAVDFEEITLRLGRERQRRAYRASMGF; this is encoded by the coding sequence ATGAGCCTGTTCATGAAACCATCGAATGCAGACGAGCCCGGTATCCGAGCGTCGAGCCATCCCACGGACAGGGGGGCGAAGAACTGGTGGCTCGGCATCCTGCTGGCGCTCCTCGTTGCTCCGACATCGCTGGCCGGCGGGCCGCCAGAATCCAAGGAAGCGCAACCGGCTCCCGCGCGCATCCTGCCCGGGAGCTTGAAGCCCGAGGGGACCGGAGTCACGGTGGTCAAGACAGGCGACCTCATCCCTCCTCGGGTGGTACCCGCGTGCAAACCCGGCGGTTGCCCGTTCGCCGGCCAGCACGTGACAGTGATCGTGACCAACGGTTCGATCGCCTGGGCCATTCCGGAGTTGAAGGACGAGTTCGAGGCCGCCACGGGCGCCACCCTCACGATTGTCCAGGTTCCATTCGGCGAGCATTTCGATAACTTCTATTCCGACGTGCTCAATGGCGCTGGGAAGTACGATGCGGCAATCGCCTGCGCCTGGTGGCTGGGCGAACTGGTGGCCGGCGACTACGTCATCCCCTACGACAAGTATTACAACGACCCGCGCTTTCCGAAGTGGGACATCGCCGAGGTGCTGCCGGGCCCACGCGGTCTGCTCTCCTACGGCGGCAAGAAATACATGGTCGCCAACGACCACGACGGGCAGATCATGTACTACCGCCGCGACCTGCTCGAGGACCCACGGCACCAGGCCGCCTTCCTGCGGAAGTTCGGCTATGCGCTGGCCGTACCGACGACCTGGGAACAGTTCCGGGATGTGGCTGATTACTTCAACGGCCGCGATCTCAACGACGACGGTGTCTCCGACAATGGCCTGGGGATAGCGCTGAGGCCCGGTGCGCACAGCATGTTCAACTACATATCATTGTCGGGGCCCTTCGTGATCGGACCGGACAATCCCAGTCTGTACTGGTTCGATCCGAAGACCATGAAGCCACTGATCGATGGCCCCGGCCATGTGCGAGCGCTCGAGGTCCTGGTCGAGCTGGTCCGCTTGGGGCCCCGGGAGATGTTGACCTGGGATTTGGGAAAGAGCTGGGACTACTTCCTGGCGGGGCGCGCCGCGCTCACCTTCACCTGGGGCGATCTGGGCGCGCTGGCGCAGCAGGAAGGGAGCAAGGTCAAGGGCAAGGTCGGCGCCGCTCCCATTCCAGGCACCCACGGCCACTACAGCATCGCGCAACACAAGTGGGTCAAGACCGGACAGCCAAACCGGGTGGGCAACACCACCGGTGGCTCGTGGGCCGGCGTGATTTCCAAGTACTCGAAGGCGCCGGAAGCGGCCTATTACCTGCTGGCGCTGATGGCGAGCAAGGAGAAGTCCCAGGTGTACGCGGCACGTGGCTGGGATGGCATCGACCCGGGCCGCCGCTTCCACTTCCTGCCACCCGACGGCAGCGGACGGCTCGACACGTACCTGAAGGCGGGCTGGGATGAGGCGGACGTCCGCGACTACCTGCGCGCCTATTACGACAATTTCGGCAACCGGTTGCAATCGCCGTATCTGCGCGTTCCCGGTGCCTACAGCTATTGGCAGGCACTCGACGTTCACCTGGCGGAAGCCGAGAGCGGCCAGTTGAGCCCGGAGGCGGCCTTGAAGGCGGCCGCCGTCGACTTCGAGGAAATCACCCTCCGGCTCGGGCGCGAGCGGCAACGACGCGCCTACCGGGCATCCATGGGGTTCTGA
- a CDS encoding ATP-binding protein: protein MKPLGIGRKLTLGFGTLAAVTLLVVALGFVAGRSVTEDINLTEGVRGPATLASAQAQASLLRMQLHVRGYLVLSDPLDIEQYHLARKSFEDSLASLQAMSVNWPDEEARWVTELTETYARWVKLPQHLFELHDNPLQNRPALRLARVDIQALRIQILEKVDTMIDLQKTRGASPRNRELLADMLSFQTSFDAMATNLMAYGASGELNFKLAYGPQLATNATIWNELSGKRHLLSAEQRATLDGIARARAGFAELALELVSILGGEHAYEDLYLYRTQVTPQADILLGLLGKVTERQQAQLQTDLARARSSLAKARLQSVAGGLVAVIFSFAMAFLFWRNIVGPVHRLTGVAEQVAAGNLSARAAVESSDEIGVLALSINIMTQRLAETIGHLETVFAEARRAKDAAETANLAKSTFLAHMSHELRTPLNGILGYAQILRRDKKLGEREIAGVNVIQQSGEHLLTLINDILDFAKIEAGKLELYATDLQLARFLRTITEMISVRAAQKGLDFICDLPPDLPAWVRADEKRLRQVLLNLLSNAVKFTDSGQVRLSVRFTPPDRIRFEVQDTGIGISEDQLGILFQPFEQVGEARRRQGGTGLGLAISRQFVRLMGADIQVESRAGQGSTFWFELELPVVKVEMAAPPPDGVVTGYQGPRKKVLVVDDVAGNRAMVVELLGRLGFEVTEAENGREGLDKARILQPDLILMDTMMPVMDGMEATHRIRQLPYGRDVPILAVSASAAQDDRDRSLAAGANAFIAKPIDYGVLLKEMSACLGLHWTYEPPREQPAAREHNAQQLTPPPQEQLAVLHQLALAGSMRDILHWATQLTDLGEQYGPFATQVIHLARGYQSRAIVGLVESHLADGHRRPGVTRV, encoded by the coding sequence TTGAAGCCCCTGGGCATCGGACGCAAGCTCACGCTCGGATTCGGCACGCTGGCCGCTGTCACGCTGCTGGTCGTGGCGCTGGGCTTCGTTGCCGGGCGCAGCGTCACCGAAGACATCAACCTCACCGAGGGCGTACGCGGACCGGCGACGCTGGCTTCCGCGCAGGCTCAGGCCAGCCTGTTGCGGATGCAGCTGCACGTGCGCGGCTACCTGGTGCTGTCCGATCCGCTGGACATCGAGCAGTACCACTTGGCGAGAAAGTCCTTCGAGGACAGTCTGGCTTCGCTGCAGGCGATGTCCGTCAACTGGCCCGACGAAGAAGCCAGGTGGGTGACCGAACTGACCGAGACCTATGCGCGCTGGGTCAAGCTGCCACAGCACTTGTTCGAGCTGCATGACAACCCGCTCCAGAACCGGCCCGCGCTACGGCTCGCCCGGGTCGACATTCAAGCGCTGCGGATCCAGATCCTGGAGAAGGTCGATACGATGATCGATCTCCAGAAGACACGCGGCGCCTCGCCTCGGAACCGCGAGCTGCTGGCCGACATGCTGAGCTTCCAGACCTCGTTCGATGCGATGGCGACCAACCTGATGGCCTACGGCGCCTCGGGGGAACTCAATTTCAAGCTGGCCTACGGGCCACAGTTGGCGACCAACGCGACGATCTGGAATGAGCTGTCTGGCAAGCGCCACCTGCTATCCGCTGAGCAGCGGGCCACGCTCGATGGCATCGCGCGGGCTCGGGCCGGATTCGCGGAGCTGGCGCTGGAACTCGTCAGCATCCTCGGCGGCGAACACGCGTACGAGGATCTGTACCTGTACCGCACCCAGGTCACACCGCAGGCGGATATCCTGCTCGGCCTGCTGGGGAAGGTGACCGAGCGGCAGCAGGCCCAGTTGCAGACCGATCTGGCGCGGGCGCGCAGCAGCCTCGCCAAGGCGCGCCTGCAATCCGTGGCGGGCGGGCTGGTGGCCGTCATCTTCAGCTTCGCCATGGCATTCCTGTTCTGGCGCAACATCGTCGGTCCGGTACACCGTCTGACCGGCGTGGCGGAACAGGTGGCGGCCGGTAACCTGTCCGCGCGCGCCGCGGTCGAATCGAGCGACGAGATCGGCGTGCTCGCCCTCAGCATCAACATCATGACGCAGCGTCTGGCCGAAACCATCGGCCACCTGGAAACGGTATTCGCCGAGGCGCGGCGAGCGAAGGACGCGGCCGAAACGGCCAACCTCGCCAAGAGCACGTTCCTGGCCCACATGAGCCACGAATTGCGCACTCCGCTGAACGGCATTCTGGGCTACGCGCAGATACTGCGCCGGGACAAGAAGCTGGGTGAACGGGAAATCGCGGGTGTGAACGTGATCCAACAAAGCGGCGAGCATCTGCTGACGCTGATCAACGACATCCTGGATTTCGCCAAGATTGAAGCGGGCAAGTTGGAACTCTACGCCACGGACCTCCAGCTCGCCCGTTTCCTGCGCACCATCACCGAGATGATCAGCGTCAGGGCGGCGCAGAAGGGATTGGACTTCATCTGCGACCTGCCACCGGACCTGCCCGCCTGGGTGCGGGCCGACGAGAAGCGCTTGCGCCAGGTGCTGCTCAACCTGTTATCCAATGCGGTCAAGTTCACCGATAGCGGCCAGGTACGGCTGAGCGTGCGCTTCACGCCTCCCGACCGGATACGCTTCGAGGTGCAGGATACCGGCATCGGCATCAGCGAGGACCAACTGGGCATCCTGTTCCAGCCGTTCGAACAGGTGGGCGAGGCGAGGCGCCGGCAGGGGGGAACCGGCCTGGGGTTGGCCATCAGTCGGCAGTTCGTGCGGCTGATGGGCGCGGATATCCAGGTCGAGAGCCGGGCTGGCCAGGGCAGCACCTTCTGGTTCGAGCTGGAGCTGCCAGTGGTGAAGGTCGAGATGGCGGCGCCACCGCCGGACGGCGTCGTGACTGGCTACCAGGGGCCGCGCAAGAAGGTCCTGGTGGTGGACGATGTGGCCGGGAACCGGGCGATGGTGGTCGAGCTGCTGGGCCGGCTCGGCTTCGAGGTGACCGAGGCGGAGAACGGCCGCGAGGGATTGGACAAGGCGCGAATCCTCCAGCCGGACCTGATCCTGATGGACACCATGATGCCAGTGATGGACGGCATGGAGGCCACGCACCGGATTCGCCAGTTGCCGTATGGGCGGGACGTGCCGATTCTCGCCGTCTCCGCCAGCGCCGCACAAGATGATCGGGACAGGAGCCTGGCGGCCGGAGCCAACGCATTCATCGCCAAGCCCATCGATTACGGGGTGCTGTTGAAGGAAATGAGCGCCTGCCTGGGATTGCACTGGACATACGAGCCCCCCCGGGAACAACCCGCCGCGCGAGAACACAACGCCCAACAGCTGACTCCCCCACCCCAGGAGCAGCTGGCGGTGCTTCACCAACTCGCGCTGGCCGGCAGCATGCGGGACATCCTCCACTGGGCGACGCAACTCACGGACCTGGGTGAGCAGTATGGTCCGTTCGCCACCCAGGTCATCCACCTGGCACGGGGGTATCAGTCCAGAGCCATCGTGGGGCTCGTGGAGAGCCACCTGGCGGACGGTCACCGCCGGCCCGGCGTGACGCGGGTGTAG
- a CDS encoding ABC transporter substrate-binding protein — MSRKMMWLGGLLPLLVWSAWGADQEQSTSTAPADASVVKMGDIVPPRVVPPCKPGDCPFAGQNVTVLVVNSRLLGRPVLELKDEFEAATGARLNIVYLPHEEVFANLISDMTNRTGKYDAAIAGAWWLGELVAGDYIIPYDKYYNDPRFPKWDIAEVLPGPRGLLSYGGKKYMVANDHDGQIMYYRRDLLEDPRHQAAFLRKFGYALAVPTTWEQFRDVADYFNGRDLNDDGVSDNGLGIALRPGAQGMFNYMSLSAPFVIGPDNPSLYWFDPKTMKPLIDGPGHVRALEVLVELVRLGPREMLTWDLGKSWDYFLAGRAALTFTWGDLGALAQQEGSKVKGKVGAAPIPGTHGHYSIAQHKWVKTGQPNRVGNTTGGSWAGVISKYSKAPEAAYYLLALMASKEKSQVYAARGWDGIDPGRRFHFLPPDGSGRLDTYLKAGWDEADIRDYLRAYSNNFGNRLQLPYLRVPGAYSYWQALDVHLAEAESGQLSPEAALKAAAVDFEEITLRLGRERQRRAYRASMGL, encoded by the coding sequence ATGAGCCGCAAGATGATGTGGCTGGGAGGACTGCTCCCGTTGCTCGTGTGGTCCGCGTGGGGCGCGGACCAGGAACAATCGACGTCGACCGCTCCCGCGGACGCCTCCGTGGTCAAGATGGGCGATATCGTTCCGCCCCGGGTGGTGCCACCGTGCAAGCCCGGCGATTGCCCATTCGCTGGCCAGAACGTGACGGTGCTGGTGGTCAACAGCCGCCTGCTGGGGAGGCCAGTGCTGGAATTGAAGGACGAATTCGAAGCGGCCACAGGTGCCAGGCTCAACATCGTCTACCTGCCGCACGAGGAAGTGTTCGCCAATTTGATTTCCGATATGACCAATCGCACCGGCAAGTACGACGCGGCAATCGCCGGTGCCTGGTGGTTGGGCGAACTGGTGGCCGGCGACTACATCATCCCCTACGACAAGTATTACAACGACCCGCGCTTTCCGAAGTGGGACATCGCCGAGGTGCTGCCGGGCCCACGCGGTCTGCTCTCCTACGGCGGCAAGAAATACATGGTCGCCAACGACCACGACGGGCAGATCATGTACTACCGCCGCGACCTGCTCGAGGACCCACGGCACCAGGCCGCCTTCCTGCGGAAGTTCGGCTATGCGCTGGCCGTACCGACGACCTGGGAACAGTTCCGGGATGTGGCTGATTACTTCAACGGCCGCGATCTCAACGACGACGGTGTCTCCGACAATGGCCTGGGGATAGCGCTGAGGCCCGGTGCGCAGGGCATGTTCAACTACATGTCATTGTCGGCGCCCTTCGTGATCGGACCGGACAATCCCAGTCTGTACTGGTTCGATCCGAAGACCATGAAGCCACTGATCGATGGCCCCGGCCATGTGCGGGCGCTCGAGGTCCTGGTCGAGCTGGTCCGCTTGGGGCCCCGGGAGATGTTGACCTGGGATTTGGGAAAGAGCTGGGACTACTTCCTGGCGGGGCGCGCCGCGCTCACCTTCACCTGGGGCGATCTGGGCGCGCTGGCGCAGCAGGAAGGGAGCAAGGTCAAGGGCAAGGTCGGCGCCGCTCCCATTCCAGGCACCCACGGCCACTACAGCATCGCGCAACACAAGTGGGTCAAGACCGGACAGCCAAACCGGGTGGGCAACACCACCGGTGGCTCGTGGGCCGGCGTGATTTCCAAGTACTCGAAAGCGCCGGAAGCGGCCTATTACCTGCTGGCGCTGATGGCGAGCAAGGAGAAGTCCCAGGTGTACGCGGCGCGCGGCTGGGATGGCATCGACCCGGGCCGCCGCTTCCACTTCCTGCCACCCGACGGTAGCGGGCGGCTCGACACGTACCTGAAGGCGGGCTGGGATGAGGCGGACATCCGCGACTACCTGCGCGCCTATTCCAACAATTTCGGCAACCGGTTGCAGTTGCCGTATCTGCGCGTTCCCGGTGCCTACAGCTATTGGCAGGCACTCGACGTTCACCTGGCGGAAGCCGAGAGCGGCCAGTTGAGCCCGGAAGCGGCCTTGAAGGCGGCCGCCGTCGACTTCGAGGAAATCACCCTCCGGCTCGGGCGCGAGCGGCAACGGCGCGCCTACCGGGCATCGATGGGGCTTTAG